In Agromyces sp. 3263, a single genomic region encodes these proteins:
- a CDS encoding DUF308 domain-containing protein, producing the protein MATARDTAPERTQYWVVPVVRGLLALVPAAVITFSPNHSPELGLLIFGAWAIASGLVVGALTLRLIDDRGIRSLFLVTAIATVAAGLLAVTVPGALPFLLYLVSIWAAVTGFVELYAGLRARGRTSAARDWIAAGAFTAILALVFLLLPPDPVTAVGLLGGYFVILGVYLVIGGFSLKWALAPGAEASGSEQHP; encoded by the coding sequence GTGGCCACCGCCCGCGATACTGCCCCGGAGCGCACCCAATACTGGGTCGTCCCGGTCGTCCGCGGACTCCTCGCCCTCGTGCCCGCCGCGGTCATCACGTTCTCGCCGAACCACTCCCCCGAGCTCGGGCTCCTCATCTTCGGGGCGTGGGCCATCGCGTCGGGCCTCGTCGTGGGGGCCCTGACGCTGCGGCTGATCGACGATCGCGGCATCCGCTCGCTCTTCCTCGTCACCGCGATCGCCACTGTGGCGGCGGGCCTGCTCGCGGTCACCGTGCCCGGTGCGCTGCCGTTCCTGCTCTACCTCGTGAGCATCTGGGCCGCCGTCACGGGGTTCGTGGAGCTCTATGCCGGGCTCCGTGCTCGCGGCCGCACCTCCGCCGCGCGCGACTGGATCGCCGCCGGCGCCTTCACCGCGATCCTCGCACTCGTCTTCCTGCTGCTGCCGCCCGACCCCGTCACCGCGGTCGGCCTGCTCGGCGGGTACTTCGTGATCCTCGGCGTCTATCTCGTCATCGGTGGATTCTCGTTGAAGTGGGCCCTGGCGCCTGGCGCCGAGGCATCCGGATCGGAGCAGCACCCGTGA